A single region of the Podospora pseudopauciseta strain CBS 411.78 chromosome 1, whole genome shotgun sequence genome encodes:
- a CDS encoding hypothetical protein (COG:Q; EggNog:ENOG503NZ6I) encodes MPEPQVIIITGASRGIGHAIATHLLKAGHKVVLTARSPEKLEELQKEYPSQVRYLAADMTLPDTPYKLKELTLLHFHHINAVIINHGALSPMTRVANSSIDDWKALFDANFFSALALAKETIPYLRETKGRLIFTSSGAATGAYTAWGAYGTSKAALNHLSKHIAVEEPDITSVAVSPGRVDTDMQKELREKGKAEMAPKDHEAFSKEFEAGTLVRPEQSGGVIANLAVSAKPELAGQYFKWNAPELAEYQLS; translated from the exons ATGCCAGAACCTCAAGTAATTATCATCACCGGCGCCAGCCGTGGCATCGGCCACGCCATAgccacccacctcctcaaagcAGGCCACAAGGTCGTCCTCACAGCTCGCTCCCCTGaaaagctggaggagcttcAGAAAGAATACCCATCACAAGTCCGGTATCTAGCGGCTGATATGACCTTGCCTGAT ACACCCTACAAACTCAAAGAACTCACCCTTCTCCACTTCCATCACATCAAcgccgtcatcatcaaccacggCGCCCTCTCGCCAATGACCCGCGTCGCCAACTCCTCCATTGACGACTGGAAAGCCCTCTTCGACGCCAACTTTTTTAGCGCCCTCGCCCTAGCCAAGGAAACCATCCCCTACCTGAGAGAAACCAAAGGCCGTCTCATCTTCACCTCATCGGGCGCCGCAACAGGAGCTTACACCGCCTGGGGCGCCTACGGAACCTCCAAAGCAGCGCTGAACCACCTTTCCAAGCACATTGCCGTTGAGGAACCAGACATCACTTCGGTAGCCGTCAGCCCTGGGAGAGTAGACACTGACATGCAAAAGGAACTTCGAGAAAAGGGCAAGGCGGAGATGGCACCAAAAGATCACGAAGCGTTCAGCAAAGAGTTTGAAGCAGGGACATTGGTGAGACCAGAGCAGTCTGGTGGTGTTATTGCTAATCTTGCTGTATCTGCGAAGCCAGAACTGGCCGGACAGTATTTCAA GTGGAATGCGCCAGAATTGGCCGAGTACCAATTGAGTTGA
- the NCB2 gene encoding negative cofactor 2 transcription regulator complex subunit ncb2 (COG:K; EggNog:ENOG503P4GF), with protein sequence MPSEHIPRQDRYWSAFDNDELGNDDLSLPKATVQKIVGEILPSSTGIAFAKEARDLLIECCVEFITLISSEANEISEKEAKKTIACDHITKALEQLGFADYVPAVLEAAAEHKEVQKGREKKANKFEQSGMTLEELERLQQEQFADAAKRHIG encoded by the exons ATGCCTTCAGAGCACATCCCCCGTCAAGACCGTTACTGGTCAGCTTTTGACAATGATGAGCTGG GAAATGACGACCTGTCCCTCCCCAAAG CCACTGTTCAAAAGATTGTTGGGGAGATTCTGCCATCGTCAACAGGCATCGCCTTCGCCAAGGAGGCCCGCGACCTCCTTATAGAGTGCTGTGTCGAGTTCATCACTCTCATCTCTAGCGAGGCGAACGAGATTTCTGAGAAGGAAGCCAAAAAGACTATCGCTTGTGACCACATCACCAAGGCGTTGGAGCAACTCGGCTTTGCCGACTACGTTCCTGCCGTTTTGGAAGCCGCTGCAGAGCACAAGGAAGTCCAAAAG GGACGTGAGAAGAAGGCAAACAAGTTTGAGCAGAGCGGTATGACATTGGAGGAACTCGAACGTCTCCAGCAAGAGCAGTTTGCCGATGCTGCCAAGAGACACATAGGATGA
- a CDS encoding hypothetical protein (COG:P; COG:Q; EggNog:ENOG503P05E) — MASHVRPALRSAVDASVEALSGLVRRINIPLLPNSPPGLVQALTVDPWSQSGKYGLGWTYFALALGGLTLFMRIWHYWQDKIRQAIYKQDMEKHFQQLYSMEPEWDRSAALATGATAQTAAESRRHFFPDEQQAEEEKNFKPKAHFSSVGFVNDTLALFRWVFYRPVPDIVWRKHRFTFSSLAVLSCAFIALAFVTVYCFLQQPLYWQSIRFGSPPVAVRSGMIAVAMTPWIIATSTKANIITLITGIGPERLNVFHRWLSYLCLFLSLIHMIPFYIQPVWEDGGMEVFEALFPPGSGIIYGSGIACMVPLGWLCVGSLPLFRRKAYEVFILLHIPVGYVYVGVLFWHTKNFLMSWAYLYATVAIIVFCNLYRFCKLNWTKPWRMSFLIGDEAAINIMTENAIKITIPTQMRWKPGQYVYLRMPGISMFENHPFTISSLCSADFPSEYGEEYRDCVLVFRPYGGFTKKVLETAIDKGPFHTYRAFLDGPYGGMRRELAAFDTCILIAGGSGITSLMSQLLNLIKRMRDGKAITKKIVVVWSLKRLEAMDWFREELRICREAAPPESVTCKFFVTASVRKPPNSGIPHGRAPRPLSNAFHDKLDGFVANIASKRNSALIMSEAQGDPDRERELRAEDEDRITALPQQKYLQPHTFPPPPPGPPPNNNNNNNNNNNRLSVAEQTLRKLEGRDDEVKPVEGEQQQYLHPPAPSSKAPSTKKSEPGGEFHFPPLARENAAPHFKYAPPAGRKRYSQILSESDPRPSGAGSGGSIDARPTTSELGHQHADSSGSTEPFATHPSPPAAAKPTGESSTAPVRPPELAHLRTDVGGDPRRPRPTSHFGPPSGFDFGFPETPTEFQRNLMRFAFPVPHEIDGGWSVEYGRPDLGYMLKEWATGGPDGRGVLGRRTAVFVCGPPAMRVGVANTVARLQAEIWGDDMLEEIFLHTENYAL, encoded by the coding sequence ATGGCTTCACATGTGCGACCAGCGCTACGAAGCGCAGTCGACGCGTCCGTTGAGGCCCTGAGCGGGTTGGTGAGGCGGATCAATATCCCGCTCTTACCCAACAGTCCACCGGGCTTAGTACAGGCACTCACGGTAGATCCGTGGTCCCAATCGGGGAAATACGGGCTGGGTTGGACATATTTCGCGCTTGCTTTGGGAGGATTGACGCTGTTTATGAGGATATGGCACTACTGGCAGGATAAGATTCGGCAGGCGATCTACAAGCAGGATATGGAGAAGCACTTTCAACAGCTTTACAGCATGGAACCGGAGTGGGATAGATCGGCTGCCCTGGCGACGGGGGCGACAGCGCAGACGGCGGCTGAATCACGACGACACTTCTTTCCGGACGAGCAgcaggctgaggaggagaagaattTCAAGCCGAAAGCGCATTTTTCATCTGTCGGATTTGTCAACGATACTCTGGCGTTATTCCGATGGGTTTTTTATCGACCAGTGCCAGACATTGTCTGGAGAAAACACCGCTTCACCTTTTCCTCACTCGCGGTGCTGAGTTGCGCCTTTATCGCCCTGGCCTTCGTCACGGTCTACTGCTTCTTACAGCAACCCCTATACTGGCAAAGCATCCGGTTCGGATCACCACCGGTGGCTGTTCGGTCCGGCATGATTGCCGTTGCCATGACACCGTGGATCATTGCCACTAGCACCAaggccaacatcatcacgCTGATCACCGGCATTGGACCCGAGAGACTCAACGTATTCCACCGTTGGCTGAGCTACCTCTGCCTGTTTCTCTCCTTGATTCACATGATCCCATTCTACATCCAGCCGGtctgggaggatggtggcatGGAGGTCTTCGAGGCGCTGTTTCCTCCCGGTAGCGGCATCATCTATGGATCTGGAATTGCATGCATGGTCCCTCTGGGGTGGCTTTGTGTGGGATCGTTACCACTGTTCCGAAGAAAGGCATACGAAGTTTTCATCCTTCTCCATATCCCAGTCGGCTACGTTTACGTCGGTGTGCTCTTTTGGCATACCAAGAACTTTCTCATGTCATGGGCCTACTTGTATGCGACAGTggccatcatcgtcttctgCAACCTGTACCGTTTCTGCAAGCTGAATTGGACCAAGCCATGGCGCATGTCGTTTTTGATTGGAGACGAAGctgccatcaacatcatgacGGAGAACGCCATCAAGATCACCATCCCAACTCAGATGAGGTGGAAGCCGGGCCAGTACGTCTATCTACGCATGCCGGGCATTTCCATGTTCGAGAACCATCCTTTCACCATCTCGTCTCTTTGCAGCGCAGACTTTCCATCTGAATACGGCGAGGAGTACAGAGATTGTGTGCTGGTGTTCCGGCCATATGGAGGCTTTACGAAGAAGGTGCTCGAGACGGCCATTGATAAGGGGCCTTTCCACACCTACCGCGCGTTTCTCGACGGGCCGTACGGTGGTATGCGCCGAGAGCTTGCCGCATTCGATACCTGCATCCTCATCGCCGGTGGCAGCGGTATCACATCGCTCATGTCACAGCTGCTAAATCTGATCAAGCGTATGCGGGACGGCAaggccatcaccaagaaaATCGTCGTGGTGTGGTCGCTCAAGCGGCTCGAGGCCATGGACTGGTTCCGGGAAGAGCTCCGTATCTGTCGTGAAGCCGCGCCCCCTGAGAGTGTTACTTGCAAGTTTTTCGTTACCGCATCAGTCCGGAAGCCGCCAAATTCTGGCATTCCTCATGGTCGTGCGCCCAGGCCGCTCAGCAATGCATTCCACGACAAGCTGGATGGCTTTGTGGCCAACATTGCTAGCAAACGCAACAGCGCCCTGATCATGTCCGAGGCCCAAGGCGACCCCGACAGAGAACGGGAGCTGCGtgctgaggatgaggaccGCATCACAGCGCTCCCTCAGCAGAAATATCTCCAACCACACAccttcccaccaccgccaccggggcctcccccaaacaacaacaacaacaacaacaacaacaacaacaggctATCTGTTGCGGAACAAACCCTTCGAAAACTTGAAGGCCGCGACGATGAGGTCAAGCCCGTTGAAGGCGAACAGCAACAATATTTACACCCCCCAGCCCCTTCCAGCAAGGCACCCTCAACCAAGAAGAGCGAACCCGGCGGTGAATTCCATTTCCCCCCTCTAGCCCGGGAGAATGCGGCTCCCCATTTCAAATACGCACCTCCTGCCGGCCGCAAGCGATACAGCCAGATCCTCTCCGAGTCCGACCCCCGGCCCAGCGGAGCCGGCAGCGGCGGTAGCATCGACGCCCGACCGACTACCAGCGAGCTCGGCCACCAACACGCCGACTCATCAGGCAGCACGGAACCTTTCGCCACTCACCCCTcgcccccagcagcagcaaaaccAACAGGCGAATCCTCTACTGCTCCCGTCCGCCCACCAGAACTAGCCCACCTTCGCACCGACGTCGGCGGCGACCCCCGCCGCCCAAGACCAACTTCCCATTTTGGCCCTCCCTCAGGGTTTGATTTTGGCTTTCCAGAAACACCGACCGAATTCCAGCGCAATCTTATGAGGTTTGCGTTTCCTGTCCCGCACGAGATTGACGGCGGGTGGTCGGTGGAGTATGGGAGGCCAGATTTGGGGTACATGCTCAAGGAGTGGGCGACAGGAGGGCCGGATGGGAGGGGcgtgttggggaggaggaccgCGGTGTTTGTGTGTGGGCCGCCGGCGATGAGAGTGGGCGTGGCGAATACGGTTGCGAGGTTGCAGGCCGAGATTTGGGGGGATGACATGCTCGAGGAGATCTTTTTGCATACAGAGAACTATGCGTTGTAA
- a CDS encoding hypothetical protein (COG:E; EggNog:ENOG503NX11) gives MTIITTTTIDPNDNIIILGCGIIGLSTAYYLSLSPTNTNPITLIDPSPELFSSASGFAGGFLAKDWFSPSLTPLGALSFNEHARLAAENNGRENWGYTPSTCISYIQHQDGSKQQKRGDDWLRSGTSRVNAAPVEAEHDEARRPGWLKKKEGDKVEVISEEGTTAQVDPLRLCQWLLGEVMKRGGKVLQPAKATGLVRDDLTGEVKGVKVRDLKDGSERVVKGNRVVITAGVWTPKVFRTLFPQAKVGMRVGSLAGHSIVVRTPIWDTREGEEECHAVFTTHEKNFCPEMFSRLGGGGEVYFAGLNDSTLEVQDPEKGKARPLDEQRGLLREAVGDIIKGGDGGLEVVREGLCFRPVTEWGAPIVSQITGEDLGISVRDGGVWVAAGHGPWGIAMSLGTGVVMADLVEGKETRVDVRGLGYHGPNTHPVVVHTI, from the coding sequence atgaccatcatcaccaccaccaccatcgaccccaacgacaacatcatcatcctcggctgCGGCATCATAGGCCTCTCTACAGCCTActacctctccctctcaccaaccaacaccaaccccataACCCTCATCGATCCCTCCCCGGAACTCTTCTCCTCTGCCTCCGGCTTCGCAGGTGGCTTCCTCGCAAAAGATTggttctccccctccctcacccccctcggcGCCCTTTCATTCAACGAACACGCCCGCCTGGCAGCTGAAAACAACGGCAGAGAAAATTGGGGGTACACACCCTCTACCTGCATCTCTTATATCCAGCACCAGGACGGATCAAAGCAGCAGAAACGAGGTGATGACTGGTTGAGAAGTGGGACGTCAAGGGTTAATGCCGCGCCTGTGGAGGCGGAACATGACGAGGCGAGGAGACCGGGttggttgaagaagaaggagggggataaAGTCGAGGTTATCAGTGAGGAGGGGACGACGGCGCAGGTTGATCCTTTACGACTCTGTcagtggttgttgggggaggtgatgaaaagaggggggaaggtgCTACAGCCTGCGAAGGCgacggggttggtgagggatgaTCTTACAGGGGAGGTTAAGGGGGTGAAAGTGAGGGACTTGAAAGATGGAAGTGAGAGGGTTGTGAAGGGGAATAGAGTTGTGATTACAGCTGGGGTTTGGACACCAAAGGTGTTTAGAACGCTGTTTCCCCAGGCAAAGGTAGGGATGAGGGTGGGGAGTTTGGCTGGGCATAGTATTGTCGTTCGGACACCAATTTGGGATAcaagagagggggaggaagagtgTCATGCTGTTTTTACTACGCATGAAAAGAACTTCTGTCCGGAGATGTTTTCGAGGTtaggcggaggaggggaggtttaTTTTGCGGGGTTGAATGATTCTACTTTGGAGGTTCAGGATCcggagaaggggaaagcCAGGCCGTTGGATGAGCAGAGAGGGTTGctgagggaggcggtgggggatATTATaaagggtggtgatgggggcttggaggttgtgagggaggggttgtgttTCCGGCCTGTGACGGAGTGGGGGGCGCCGATTGTATCGCAGATCACAGGGGAGGACCTCGGGATCAGTGTTCGGGACGGGGGAGTTTGGGTTGCAGCCGGGCATGGGCCTTGGGGGATTGCGATGAGTCTGGGAACAGGTGTCGTCATGGCAGATTTGGTGGAAGGAAAGGAGACAAGGGTGGATGTAAGAGGTCTAGGATATCATGGGCCCAACACTCATCCTGTTGTCGTTCATACCATTTAG